A section of the Salmo salar chromosome ssa05, Ssal_v3.1, whole genome shotgun sequence genome encodes:
- the LOC106604160 gene encoding dynactin subunit 4 isoform X3, whose product MASLLQPDRVLYLVHGEKKIRSPLSTLYFCRYCSELRSLECVSHEVDSHYCPSCLENMPSAEAKLKKNRCANCFDCPCCMHTLSTRATNIPAPLPDDPSKTTMKKAYYLACGFCRWTSRDVGMADKSVASGGWQEPDNPHTQRINKLIEYYQQLAQREKLERDRKKLARRRPYMPLAFSQHTIHVVEKYGLGTRLQRQRPGAPITSLAGLSLKEGEDQKEINIEPAQALDEVEPLPEDCYTRPINLPEVTSLRQRLLQPDFQPAGASQLHPKHKHLLIKRSLRCRKCEHNLSKPEFNPTSIKFKIQLVAVSYIPEVRIMSIPNLRFQKESQVLLTLTNPVENITHVTLVGCEEGDPEDINSTAKVMVPTKELVLAGKDAAAEYDELAEPQDFQDDPDVVAFRKSNKIGFFIKVVPQREEDGDVTVSFKIRHDFRNLAAPIRPSEEGDAPTEVIWLTHHVELSLGPIIA is encoded by the exons ATGGCGTCCCTTTTGCAGCCTGACAGGGTTCTCTACCTAGTTCATGGAGAGAAAAAGATCCGATCGCCGTTGTCGACACTTTATTTTTGTCGGTATTGCAGTGAATTGCGTTCCCTAGAATGTGTGTCTCACGAG GTGGACTCACATTACTGTCCAAGCTGCCTGGAGAATATGCCTTCAGCAGAGGCAAAGCTGAAGAAGAACAG GTGTGCCAACTGTTTTGACTGCCCATGCTGTATGCACACCCTGTCCACCCGGGCAACCAACATCCCAGCCCCTCTTCCTGACGACCCCAGCAAGACGACCATGAAGAAGGCCTATTACCTGGCCTGTGGCTTCTGTCGCTGGACATCCAGAGATGTGGGCATGGCTGACAAGTCTGTGG CCAGTGGAGGATGGCAGGAGCCGGACAACCCTCATACTCAAAGG ATCAATAAACTGATAGAGTATTACCAGCAGCTGGCCCAGAGAGAGAAACTGGAGAGGGACAGGAAGAAGCTGGCCAGGAGACGACCCTATATGCCACTGGCCTTCTCG CAACACACTATTCATGTGGTG GAGAAATATGGTCTGGGTACCAggctacagagacagagacctggagcTCCTATCACCAGTCTGGCTGGTCTTTC TCTGAAGGAAGGTGAAGACCAGAAGGAGATTAACATAGAGCCAGCTCAGGCCTTAGATGAAGTGGAACCACTGCCTGAAGACTGCTACACCAGACCCATCAACCTACCTGAGG TGACATCCTTGCGTCAGCGGCTGCTCCAGCCTGACTTCCAGCCTGCCGGAGCGTCTCAGCTCCACCCCAAACACAAACACCTGCTGATCAAGCGCTCTCTGCGATGCAGG AAATGTGAGCACAATCTGAGCAAGCCAGAATTCAACCCAACCTCAATAAAGTTCAAAATCCAGCTGGTGGCTGT GAGTTACATACCTGAAGTCAGAATAATGTCCATTCCAAACCTGCGCTTCCAGAAG GAGAGCCAGGTGCTGCTCACCCTGACCAACCCAGTGGAGAATATTACCCACGTCACCCTGGTGGGCTGTGAGGAGGGAGACCCAGAGGACATCAACAGCACTGCTAAG GTGATGGTTCCTACCAAGGAGTTGGTCCTGGCAGGGAAGGATGCTGCAGCAGAATACGACGAGTTGGCTGAGCCTCAGGACTTCCAGGACGACCCAGA CGTGGTGGCCTTCAGGAAATCCAATAAGATCGGTTTCTTCATCAAGGTGGTCCCTCAGCGCGAGGAGGACGGTGATGTCACGGTGTCCTTTAAGATCCGCCACGACTTCCGCAACTTGGCGGCTCCCATAAGGCCGAGCGAGGAGGGCGATGCCCCCACCGAGGTCATCTGGCTCACACACCACGTAGAGCTCAGCCTGGGGCCGATCATAGCGTGA
- the LOC106604160 gene encoding dynactin subunit 4 isoform X2 produces the protein MASLLQPDRVLYLVHGEKKIRSPLSTLYFCRYCSELRSLECVSHEVDSHYCPSCLENMPSAEAKLKKNRKRICNQLNENFRCANCFDCPCCMHTLSTRATNIPAPLPDDPSKTTMKKAYYLACGFCRWTSRDVGMADKSVASGGWQEPDNPHTQRINKLIEYYQQLAQREKLERDRKKLARRRPYMPLAFSEKYGLGTRLQRQRPGAPITSLAGLSLKEGEDQKEINIEPAQALDEVEPLPEDCYTRPINLPEVTSLRQRLLQPDFQPAGASQLHPKHKHLLIKRSLRCRKCEHNLSKPEFNPTSIKFKIQLVAVSYIPEVRIMSIPNLRFQKESQVLLTLTNPVENITHVTLVGCEEGDPEDINSTAKVMVPTKELVLAGKDAAAEYDELAEPQDFQDDPDVVAFRKSNKIGFFIKVVPQREEDGDVTVSFKIRHDFRNLAAPIRPSEEGDAPTEVIWLTHHVELSLGPIIA, from the exons ATGGCGTCCCTTTTGCAGCCTGACAGGGTTCTCTACCTAGTTCATGGAGAGAAAAAGATCCGATCGCCGTTGTCGACACTTTATTTTTGTCGGTATTGCAGTGAATTGCGTTCCCTAGAATGTGTGTCTCACGAG GTGGACTCACATTACTGTCCAAGCTGCCTGGAGAATATGCCTTCAGCAGAGGCAAAGCTGAAGAAGAACAG GAAGAGGATATGCAACCAGCTGAACGAAAACTTCAG GTGTGCCAACTGTTTTGACTGCCCATGCTGTATGCACACCCTGTCCACCCGGGCAACCAACATCCCAGCCCCTCTTCCTGACGACCCCAGCAAGACGACCATGAAGAAGGCCTATTACCTGGCCTGTGGCTTCTGTCGCTGGACATCCAGAGATGTGGGCATGGCTGACAAGTCTGTGG CCAGTGGAGGATGGCAGGAGCCGGACAACCCTCATACTCAAAGG ATCAATAAACTGATAGAGTATTACCAGCAGCTGGCCCAGAGAGAGAAACTGGAGAGGGACAGGAAGAAGCTGGCCAGGAGACGACCCTATATGCCACTGGCCTTCTCG GAGAAATATGGTCTGGGTACCAggctacagagacagagacctggagcTCCTATCACCAGTCTGGCTGGTCTTTC TCTGAAGGAAGGTGAAGACCAGAAGGAGATTAACATAGAGCCAGCTCAGGCCTTAGATGAAGTGGAACCACTGCCTGAAGACTGCTACACCAGACCCATCAACCTACCTGAGG TGACATCCTTGCGTCAGCGGCTGCTCCAGCCTGACTTCCAGCCTGCCGGAGCGTCTCAGCTCCACCCCAAACACAAACACCTGCTGATCAAGCGCTCTCTGCGATGCAGG AAATGTGAGCACAATCTGAGCAAGCCAGAATTCAACCCAACCTCAATAAAGTTCAAAATCCAGCTGGTGGCTGT GAGTTACATACCTGAAGTCAGAATAATGTCCATTCCAAACCTGCGCTTCCAGAAG GAGAGCCAGGTGCTGCTCACCCTGACCAACCCAGTGGAGAATATTACCCACGTCACCCTGGTGGGCTGTGAGGAGGGAGACCCAGAGGACATCAACAGCACTGCTAAG GTGATGGTTCCTACCAAGGAGTTGGTCCTGGCAGGGAAGGATGCTGCAGCAGAATACGACGAGTTGGCTGAGCCTCAGGACTTCCAGGACGACCCAGA CGTGGTGGCCTTCAGGAAATCCAATAAGATCGGTTTCTTCATCAAGGTGGTCCCTCAGCGCGAGGAGGACGGTGATGTCACGGTGTCCTTTAAGATCCGCCACGACTTCCGCAACTTGGCGGCTCCCATAAGGCCGAGCGAGGAGGGCGATGCCCCCACCGAGGTCATCTGGCTCACACACCACGTAGAGCTCAGCCTGGGGCCGATCATAGCGTGA
- the LOC106604160 gene encoding dynactin subunit 4 isoform X1, with the protein MASLLQPDRVLYLVHGEKKIRSPLSTLYFCRYCSELRSLECVSHEVDSHYCPSCLENMPSAEAKLKKNRKRICNQLNENFRCANCFDCPCCMHTLSTRATNIPAPLPDDPSKTTMKKAYYLACGFCRWTSRDVGMADKSVASGGWQEPDNPHTQRINKLIEYYQQLAQREKLERDRKKLARRRPYMPLAFSQHTIHVVEKYGLGTRLQRQRPGAPITSLAGLSLKEGEDQKEINIEPAQALDEVEPLPEDCYTRPINLPEVTSLRQRLLQPDFQPAGASQLHPKHKHLLIKRSLRCRKCEHNLSKPEFNPTSIKFKIQLVAVSYIPEVRIMSIPNLRFQKESQVLLTLTNPVENITHVTLVGCEEGDPEDINSTAKVMVPTKELVLAGKDAAAEYDELAEPQDFQDDPDVVAFRKSNKIGFFIKVVPQREEDGDVTVSFKIRHDFRNLAAPIRPSEEGDAPTEVIWLTHHVELSLGPIIA; encoded by the exons ATGGCGTCCCTTTTGCAGCCTGACAGGGTTCTCTACCTAGTTCATGGAGAGAAAAAGATCCGATCGCCGTTGTCGACACTTTATTTTTGTCGGTATTGCAGTGAATTGCGTTCCCTAGAATGTGTGTCTCACGAG GTGGACTCACATTACTGTCCAAGCTGCCTGGAGAATATGCCTTCAGCAGAGGCAAAGCTGAAGAAGAACAG GAAGAGGATATGCAACCAGCTGAACGAAAACTTCAG GTGTGCCAACTGTTTTGACTGCCCATGCTGTATGCACACCCTGTCCACCCGGGCAACCAACATCCCAGCCCCTCTTCCTGACGACCCCAGCAAGACGACCATGAAGAAGGCCTATTACCTGGCCTGTGGCTTCTGTCGCTGGACATCCAGAGATGTGGGCATGGCTGACAAGTCTGTGG CCAGTGGAGGATGGCAGGAGCCGGACAACCCTCATACTCAAAGG ATCAATAAACTGATAGAGTATTACCAGCAGCTGGCCCAGAGAGAGAAACTGGAGAGGGACAGGAAGAAGCTGGCCAGGAGACGACCCTATATGCCACTGGCCTTCTCG CAACACACTATTCATGTGGTG GAGAAATATGGTCTGGGTACCAggctacagagacagagacctggagcTCCTATCACCAGTCTGGCTGGTCTTTC TCTGAAGGAAGGTGAAGACCAGAAGGAGATTAACATAGAGCCAGCTCAGGCCTTAGATGAAGTGGAACCACTGCCTGAAGACTGCTACACCAGACCCATCAACCTACCTGAGG TGACATCCTTGCGTCAGCGGCTGCTCCAGCCTGACTTCCAGCCTGCCGGAGCGTCTCAGCTCCACCCCAAACACAAACACCTGCTGATCAAGCGCTCTCTGCGATGCAGG AAATGTGAGCACAATCTGAGCAAGCCAGAATTCAACCCAACCTCAATAAAGTTCAAAATCCAGCTGGTGGCTGT GAGTTACATACCTGAAGTCAGAATAATGTCCATTCCAAACCTGCGCTTCCAGAAG GAGAGCCAGGTGCTGCTCACCCTGACCAACCCAGTGGAGAATATTACCCACGTCACCCTGGTGGGCTGTGAGGAGGGAGACCCAGAGGACATCAACAGCACTGCTAAG GTGATGGTTCCTACCAAGGAGTTGGTCCTGGCAGGGAAGGATGCTGCAGCAGAATACGACGAGTTGGCTGAGCCTCAGGACTTCCAGGACGACCCAGA CGTGGTGGCCTTCAGGAAATCCAATAAGATCGGTTTCTTCATCAAGGTGGTCCCTCAGCGCGAGGAGGACGGTGATGTCACGGTGTCCTTTAAGATCCGCCACGACTTCCGCAACTTGGCGGCTCCCATAAGGCCGAGCGAGGAGGGCGATGCCCCCACCGAGGTCATCTGGCTCACACACCACGTAGAGCTCAGCCTGGGGCCGATCATAGCGTGA
- the LOC106604160 gene encoding dynactin subunit 4 isoform X4, producing the protein MASLLQPDRVLYLVHGEKKIRSPLSTLYFCRYCSELRSLECVSHEVDSHYCPSCLENMPSAEAKLKKNRCANCFDCPCCMHTLSTRATNIPAPLPDDPSKTTMKKAYYLACGFCRWTSRDVGMADKSVASGGWQEPDNPHTQRINKLIEYYQQLAQREKLERDRKKLARRRPYMPLAFSEKYGLGTRLQRQRPGAPITSLAGLSLKEGEDQKEINIEPAQALDEVEPLPEDCYTRPINLPEVTSLRQRLLQPDFQPAGASQLHPKHKHLLIKRSLRCRKCEHNLSKPEFNPTSIKFKIQLVAVSYIPEVRIMSIPNLRFQKESQVLLTLTNPVENITHVTLVGCEEGDPEDINSTAKVMVPTKELVLAGKDAAAEYDELAEPQDFQDDPDVVAFRKSNKIGFFIKVVPQREEDGDVTVSFKIRHDFRNLAAPIRPSEEGDAPTEVIWLTHHVELSLGPIIA; encoded by the exons ATGGCGTCCCTTTTGCAGCCTGACAGGGTTCTCTACCTAGTTCATGGAGAGAAAAAGATCCGATCGCCGTTGTCGACACTTTATTTTTGTCGGTATTGCAGTGAATTGCGTTCCCTAGAATGTGTGTCTCACGAG GTGGACTCACATTACTGTCCAAGCTGCCTGGAGAATATGCCTTCAGCAGAGGCAAAGCTGAAGAAGAACAG GTGTGCCAACTGTTTTGACTGCCCATGCTGTATGCACACCCTGTCCACCCGGGCAACCAACATCCCAGCCCCTCTTCCTGACGACCCCAGCAAGACGACCATGAAGAAGGCCTATTACCTGGCCTGTGGCTTCTGTCGCTGGACATCCAGAGATGTGGGCATGGCTGACAAGTCTGTGG CCAGTGGAGGATGGCAGGAGCCGGACAACCCTCATACTCAAAGG ATCAATAAACTGATAGAGTATTACCAGCAGCTGGCCCAGAGAGAGAAACTGGAGAGGGACAGGAAGAAGCTGGCCAGGAGACGACCCTATATGCCACTGGCCTTCTCG GAGAAATATGGTCTGGGTACCAggctacagagacagagacctggagcTCCTATCACCAGTCTGGCTGGTCTTTC TCTGAAGGAAGGTGAAGACCAGAAGGAGATTAACATAGAGCCAGCTCAGGCCTTAGATGAAGTGGAACCACTGCCTGAAGACTGCTACACCAGACCCATCAACCTACCTGAGG TGACATCCTTGCGTCAGCGGCTGCTCCAGCCTGACTTCCAGCCTGCCGGAGCGTCTCAGCTCCACCCCAAACACAAACACCTGCTGATCAAGCGCTCTCTGCGATGCAGG AAATGTGAGCACAATCTGAGCAAGCCAGAATTCAACCCAACCTCAATAAAGTTCAAAATCCAGCTGGTGGCTGT GAGTTACATACCTGAAGTCAGAATAATGTCCATTCCAAACCTGCGCTTCCAGAAG GAGAGCCAGGTGCTGCTCACCCTGACCAACCCAGTGGAGAATATTACCCACGTCACCCTGGTGGGCTGTGAGGAGGGAGACCCAGAGGACATCAACAGCACTGCTAAG GTGATGGTTCCTACCAAGGAGTTGGTCCTGGCAGGGAAGGATGCTGCAGCAGAATACGACGAGTTGGCTGAGCCTCAGGACTTCCAGGACGACCCAGA CGTGGTGGCCTTCAGGAAATCCAATAAGATCGGTTTCTTCATCAAGGTGGTCCCTCAGCGCGAGGAGGACGGTGATGTCACGGTGTCCTTTAAGATCCGCCACGACTTCCGCAACTTGGCGGCTCCCATAAGGCCGAGCGAGGAGGGCGATGCCCCCACCGAGGTCATCTGGCTCACACACCACGTAGAGCTCAGCCTGGGGCCGATCATAGCGTGA